A region of the Flavobacteriaceae bacterium MAR_2010_188 genome:
AAGAGAATTGAATCAAAAAGAGTTCTTCAATTCTTTAAATTAAATTTTCCTTTTAGAGAGACGCACGCTTTCCCAATTAGCGCTTTTATTCTGTGCAGTCAAGAAAAGTACAAGTGATAAGATTCCACAGATTGTAAAACCTACAAATATCGGTAGAGCAGTATTTTCGATAAAGCTCCCCATATAATTTGCCATTGGCACCGCCATAATGGTAGAAAGACATCCGTTTATGGCTGCTCCAATCCCAGCGATATGTCCGATAGGTTCCATGGCCAGCGCTCTAAGGTTTCCAAATAAAAATCCGATGGACATAAACTGAATCGCAAAGAAAATAATCAATACTTCTGCAGATGGATTTCCTGAGCCAAAAAACAATAAAATATAAGCAACTGAAGCTAAAATAAATACAAAGAGCGCGATTCTCACGATTTTGATCATCCCAAACTTCATCACTAATTGACTATTGAAAAACGTTGAAACACCTATAGATATTGATAAAATCGCAAAAATCATCGGGAATTGTTCACCCAAACCATATTGCTTTTCAAAAATCTGTTGGGTGCTACTTAAATACACTAAAAATGAACCCATGATAAGCCCTGAAAGGATTGTGTAAATCACAGTTATTTTATGCCTAAAAAATTCTTTGGCGCCTTCAGTAAATATCGACCAGCTAAAATTGATCCGTTTTTCTGGAGGCAAGGTTTCGCTTTGTCTAAAATGAAACCAGGTTAAAACTAGGATTGCGCAAATTAAGTTGAAGTAAAAAATGCTTTCCCAATCAAAAAACTTCAAAATTAATTGCCCGATGGACGGCGCTACCACGGGGACAAGAATAAATATCATTACAATTAGGGACAAGATCTTGCCCATAAAATCACCAGAATATTGGTCGCGCACCATGGATACACTGATAGAACTAGGGGCCGAGAGACCTATTCCTTGCAAAACCCTACCGAAGACCATAGTCTCAAAATTGTCGGTATATATACATATAAGGCTGGCAACGGCAAACAATGCAAACCCGGCATAAACCAGCTTTTTCCGTCCGTAGCAATCCGAGAGTGGACCAAAAATTAATTGGCCCGCACCAAGACCTAGAAAAATCATTGTAACTAATTGTTGGCTTCTGTTTAAGTCTTCTAACCCTAAATATCTCGTAATATCGGGCAGGGCGGGAAGCAGGGCGTCTATCGATAAAGCACCGATTGCCATTAGTGATGCCATTATCGCCACAAATTCCTTTGAAATTTTCTTTTCGCTCTGCACCATGCCGCAAAAGTAGGTAGACTAAACGAAATTCGATTATACCCTTATTAAATTTTATTTTGTATGGTTTATAACCGCTAGTATGAAAAAATAAGAGGTTGGGATATTAATAAAAACGCGATAAAACCGTAACATGCTCTTTAATTCTTATGGTTCTTGCAATATATTTTTCAACCTCCCATACCTGTTATATTTGTAAGAGTAAGAAACACATAATGCTCAAATAGCGTTTTAGAAGTTCATTGAACAACTCAGATCAACCAATCTTATTAAAGTAGGTTTAGTTCTTAGCCCCCGATCATCTCCCCGCCATTTACATGAATAAATTGCCCGGTGATATAACTACTGTCTTCAGAAGCCAGAAAAACGTAAGCCGGACCTACTTCACTAGGTTGACCTGCTCTTTTTAAAGGAGTGCCTTGTCCAAAGTCTGAAATATCATCGAATGTCGCAGGTATAAGAGGAGTCCAAATAGGTCCGGGAGCCACACCGTTCACCCTTATACCTTTAGCAGCCAAGTTTTGGGAAAGTGATCTGGTAAAACTCACAATGGCTCCTTTAGTACTTGCATAATCCAGCAGATGTTCACTACCTCGGTATGCGGTAACGGAACTGGTGTTGATAATACAGTCACCTTTTTTAAATTTCTTCAATACCTCTTTTGAAAAATAAAAGTAGGGATAAATGTTTGTTTCAAAAGTTTCGTGGAGTTCACTCGTGATGATTTGATTAATGTTATCCTTAGGAAATTGTACCGCAGCGTTATTCACAAGTATATTTAGTTTCATGAAATTTTTTAAACATTTCTCTACCGCTTCCTTACAAAAAGCTTCTTCTTTTACATCCCCTGCAATCAATAAACATTTTTGTCCCTCTTTTTCTACAAGTTTTTTAGTGGTCTGTGCATCTTTATCTTCCTCTAGGTACACAATCGCAATATCCGCTCCTTCCTTCGCGAAATGTACTGCGACACTTCTCCCGATTCCGCTATCCCCGCCTGTTATCAGCGCAACTTTATCTTTCAACTTCTCACTTCCTTTGTAATTTTTACGAATAATTTCTGGTTCTGGATCCATTTTATATTCATCTCCGGGTAACTTCTGTGTTTGTTTTGGAAATTTTTTTGGTTTTGACATATTGTTATATTTATTGTTATTTGTTCTAAATTAAGGACAAAGTATTTTTAAATTGAACGTATAAAAAACTAAAACTGCTCTTATTGAAAAGTATCTAAATGTGCTATAGAACCGAACAGACCAAAAAAGTTAAGGAATTAGAATTGCATTACAACTTGATTGTTGCAGACGAGAGGTTACGCACCTTGTTCGATGAACCGAACTATCATATCAACGGTTTTGCACATCCCAATATGCTCATCATCCCAATGGAAAGGGAAGATGTCTTGGCCCCAGGAGTTTGGGGAATCGTTCCACCTGATAAGCAGCCCAATGAAATTAAAGACTATCACAAAGAGGCGGTAAGATTTGGCGGTGGCTTAAATGCACAGAGCGAAAAATTGTTTCAGAATTATTTATATAAAACCGTGGCGCTCTCCAAAAGATGCATCATTCCAGTTTCTGGTTTTTATGAACCGCATACCTTCAAAAATAAAAGTTACCCGTATTATATCCATCGCGCAGATGAAAAAATTATCTCTATTGCTGGAATTTACACGGTCATCGGAAAGTTTATCACCTTTTCTCTGCTGACCAAAAAAGCGACACCGCTATTTGAAAAAATCCATAATAAGCGTAAGCGTCAGCCGGTTTTGTTAACTCCCGAAAATGAAAAAATCTGGCTTGATAAGGATTTGGAAAAGGACGATGTGATGCAACTTATCAATACCGATTTCCCTGATAAGGAACTCGATTATTATACGATTACTAAAGATATTTTTAAGTCTTCCGTAGATACCAATAAACCATCCGTGTCAGAAAGAGTTGATTACCCCGAACTGCAAGAAACTTTATTCTGAAGCTTTAAATTAAAGAGGAATATTACCGTGTTTTCGGTCGGGTAGGTTAATTTCTTTATTCTCTAACATTGAAAAGACCTTGATCAGTTTTCTACGGGTATTTTCTGGTAAAATTACTTCGTCAATAAATCCACGTTCTGCCGCGCTATAAGGATTGGCAAAATGCGAAGCATATTCGGCTTCCTTTTGTTTCCATTCCGCTTCTGGATCTGAGGCATTTTTAATTTCTTTTTTAAAGATTATTTCTGCCGCACCTTTGGCTCCCATAACTGCGATTTCTGCACTGGGCCAAGCAAAGTTCATATCTGCACCGATGTGCTTACTGTTCATTACATCATAAGCACCACCGTAGGCTTTTCTGGTAATCACCGTAACTCTTGGGACGGTGGCTTCACTAAAGGCATAAAGTAATTTAGCGCCGTTAACAATAATTCCGTTCCATTCTTGGTCGGTACCTGGTAAAAATCCGGGGACGTCTTCTAAAACCAATAACGGGATATTAAAACTATCACAGAATCTAACAAATCGGGCTGCTTTCTTAGAACTATTTACATCTAAAACTCCTGCCAAATACATCGGCTGGTTCGCAACAATACCAATGCTTCTTCCGGCCAATCTTGCAAAACCTACGATAATATTTTCAGCGAAGTCTTTATGGATTTCAAAAAAAGATTCTTGGTCAATAATCCCTTTAATTACCAAATGCATATCATAAGGTTGGCTAGAACTTTCGGGCATAATTCCATTTAATTCATAGCGCTTCTCTTCTTTAAGTTGAAAAGGAATACTTTCTGTTTTCTCCTTGTTATTTTGTGGAAGGTAACTTAGTAATTTTTTTAAATCCTCTAAACAAGCCACATCATTTGAAGAAGTGATATGGGCAACCCCAGATTTAGTTGAATGCGTGCTGGCTCCTCCTAATTCTTCAGAGGTAACCGACTCATTAGTCACCGTCGTTACAACGTTAGGCCCCGTCACGAACATATAACTAGTATTCTCTACCATCAGCGTAAAATCCGTCATGGCAGGGGAGTAGACTGCGCCTCCGGCACAAGGACCCATTATTGCCGACAATTGAGGTATTACTCCAGAAGCTTGAACATTTCTATAAAAAATATCGGCATAACCTCCTAAAGATCTAACACCTTCTTGTATCCTAGCACCGCCAGAATCATTTAAGCCGATGATGGGAGCTCCGACTTTGACCGCCAAATCCATAACCTTGCAGATTTTTTCGGCATGGGTTTCTGATAGTGAACCACCAAAGACTGTAAAATCCTGGGCAAAAATATAGACCAATCTACCGTCAATTGTTCCGTAACCTGTAACTACACCATCGCCGTAGAATTGCTGCTTGTCCATCCCAAATTCTTTGGTTCTATGGGTAACCAACGCGCCAAT
Encoded here:
- a CDS encoding MFS transporter, DHA1 family, bicyclomycin/chloramphenicol resistance protein; this encodes MVQSEKKISKEFVAIMASLMAIGALSIDALLPALPDITRYLGLEDLNRSQQLVTMIFLGLGAGQLIFGPLSDCYGRKKLVYAGFALFAVASLICIYTDNFETMVFGRVLQGIGLSAPSSISVSMVRDQYSGDFMGKILSLIVMIFILVPVVAPSIGQLILKFFDWESIFYFNLICAILVLTWFHFRQSETLPPEKRINFSWSIFTEGAKEFFRHKITVIYTILSGLIMGSFLVYLSSTQQIFEKQYGLGEQFPMIFAILSISIGVSTFFNSQLVMKFGMIKIVRIALFVFILASVAYILLFFGSGNPSAEVLIIFFAIQFMSIGFLFGNLRALAMEPIGHIAGIGAAINGCLSTIMAVPMANYMGSFIENTALPIFVGFTICGILSLVLFLTAQNKSANWESVRLSKRKI
- a CDS encoding NAD(P)-dependent dehydrogenase, short-chain alcohol dehydrogenase family, giving the protein MSKPKKFPKQTQKLPGDEYKMDPEPEIIRKNYKGSEKLKDKVALITGGDSGIGRSVAVHFAKEGADIAIVYLEEDKDAQTTKKLVEKEGQKCLLIAGDVKEEAFCKEAVEKCLKNFMKLNILVNNAAVQFPKDNINQIITSELHETFETNIYPYFYFSKEVLKKFKKGDCIINTSSVTAYRGSEHLLDYASTKGAIVSFTRSLSQNLAAKGIRVNGVAPGPIWTPLIPATFDDISDFGQGTPLKRAGQPSEVGPAYVFLASEDSSYITGQFIHVNGGEMIGG
- a CDS encoding Putative SOS response-associated peptidase YedK; protein product: MCYRTEQTKKVKELELHYNLIVADERLRTLFDEPNYHINGFAHPNMLIIPMEREDVLAPGVWGIVPPDKQPNEIKDYHKEAVRFGGGLNAQSEKLFQNYLYKTVALSKRCIIPVSGFYEPHTFKNKSYPYYIHRADEKIISIAGIYTVIGKFITFSLLTKKATPLFEKIHNKRKRQPVLLTPENEKIWLDKDLEKDDVMQLINTDFPDKELDYYTITKDIFKSSVDTNKPSVSERVDYPELQETLF
- a CDS encoding propionyl-CoA carboxylase beta chain, which translates into the protein MDKKIESLNEKLQKAYLGGGETRIEKQHSSKKLTARERVEYLLDNESFEEIGALVTHRTKEFGMDKQQFYGDGVVTGYGTIDGRLVYIFAQDFTVFGGSLSETHAEKICKVMDLAVKVGAPIIGLNDSGGARIQEGVRSLGGYADIFYRNVQASGVIPQLSAIMGPCAGGAVYSPAMTDFTLMVENTSYMFVTGPNVVTTVTNESVTSEELGGASTHSTKSGVAHITSSNDVACLEDLKKLLSYLPQNNKEKTESIPFQLKEEKRYELNGIMPESSSQPYDMHLVIKGIIDQESFFEIHKDFAENIIVGFARLAGRSIGIVANQPMYLAGVLDVNSSKKAARFVRFCDSFNIPLLVLEDVPGFLPGTDQEWNGIIVNGAKLLYAFSEATVPRVTVITRKAYGGAYDVMNSKHIGADMNFAWPSAEIAVMGAKGAAEIIFKKEIKNASDPEAEWKQKEAEYASHFANPYSAAERGFIDEVILPENTRRKLIKVFSMLENKEINLPDRKHGNIPL